A stretch of Rhododendron vialii isolate Sample 1 chromosome 4a, ASM3025357v1 DNA encodes these proteins:
- the LOC131322961 gene encoding uncharacterized protein LOC131322961, producing the protein MALQTGVAASKVLILVGGVGAGLAGTIVLRSGRLSDLISQLQELISGVNEAEISPDKYDSALLATQIRHLAQEIRELTTSRPITIYNGNSTSGGSSASYLLPAAALGAMGYCYMWWKGWSLSDVMFVTKHNMANAVATVSKQLEHVSEALALTKRHLTKKLENLDWKLDEQKEISKLITNDVSEAKSNLNQIGYDIDIINQMLFGLEGKIELLESKQDMTNAGLWYLCQFAEGAKDEMNTKLFQDVGAKLTDSSVKYEEQSLKGLQFLTESNKPNAIEKSTINLQKIDASDIPAKSVSTTKTRIHRSYPVGISWTRDILGPGL; encoded by the exons ATGGCTTTGCAGACTGGGGTTGCGGCCTCCAAAGTTCTAATCCTCGTCGGAGGAGTCGGAGCTG GTCTAGCTGGTACAATTGTTTTGAGGAGCGGGCGCTTGTCTGATCTAATATCGCAGCTTCAGGAGCTAATAAGCGGTGTCAATGAAGCTGAGATCTCACCTGATAAGTATGATAGTGCACTTCTTGCCACACAG ATCCGTCATTTGGCACAAGAAATCAGGGAGTTAACAACATCCCGCCCTATAACCATATATAATGGCAACTCTACTTCTGGCG GGAGTTCTGCTTCTTACTTGCTGCCAGCTGCAGCACTTGGAGCAATGGGATATTGTTACATGTGGTGGAAG GGCTGGTCACTATCTGATGTTATGTTTGTAACAAAGCATAATATGGCAAATGCTGTTGCAACTGTGTCAAAACAGTTAGAGCATGTATCTGAAGCATTAGCT TTAACGAAGAGGCATTTAACGAAGAAGCTGGAAAACTTGGATTGGAAGTTGGATGAGCAGAAGGAAATATCTAAGCTCATTACAAATGAT GTAAGCGAGGCGAAGTCAAATCTTAATCAAATTGGCTATGATATTGATATAATCAATCAGATGTTGTTTGGGTTG GAAGGAAAGATTGAACTTCTTGAGAGCAAACAG GACATGACTAATGCTGGTCTGTGGTATCTTTGCCAATTTGCCGAAGGTGCCAAAGATGAGATGAATACTAAACTTTTTCAG GATGTTGGTGCAAAGTTAACAGACTCTTCAGTGAAATATGAAGAGCAATCACTGAAG GGGCTTCAGTTCCTTACGGAATCCAATAAGCCAAATGCGATAGAGAAATCAACAATAAACTTGCAGAAGATCGATGCTAGTGACATTCCTGCCAAAAGTGTCTCAACTACCAAAACAAGAATCCACAGGTCTTATCCAGTTGGAATTTCTTGGACACGGGACATCTTAGGCCCAggcttgtga
- the LOC131322960 gene encoding protein IQ-DOMAIN 33 isoform X2, translating into MGITGGLVRSVFSKSRPVGTLESDVRNSGVEKRRWRSSVRSYLCGDEYNSVMAEEDSASVKSSEGTITQTAVEESEATVTQPLPEEFNHTGEIQSQVEKLPEETRKGMAKQFCQEDAAITIQTAFRAYLARRGIGGIDQSSKQQECVGGGGSPSRESPGTSIEVQTGNSTEVFSTKEEIMSFHHRLQQKARTTALKLKEDWDDSTVSSNISKMRIQNRLEATTRRERALAYAFSQQLRICAKKKQNRCDGTETNMGWSWLERWMATRIPETSSVESFAMNQFELVDPNQRSVANKSMFDVGGEEKESCGSNEVSAQIERFSSVYESKERDGLKPAKNRLKAARSISKRKAVPSYYNCPREHSKATKKDCPREEEKDQKHKQKQEGIKREITCKDAATQLSPDIKTSGSS; encoded by the exons ATGGGTATCACTGGAGGGCTAGTGAGAAGTGTCTTCTCCAAAAGCCGGCCGGTCGGCACTCTCGAAAGCGAT GTGAGGAACAGCGGAGTGGAGAAGAGAAGGTGGAGGAGCTCAGTTAGGTCATACTTGTGTGGGGATGAATACAATTCTGTTATGGCAGAGGAGGATTCAGCTTCAGTGA AAAGCTCTGAAGGGACTATTACACAAACAGCAGTAGAGGAATCTGAGGCCACGGTAACGCAACCCCTGCCGGAGGAATTCAATCACACAGGAGAAATCCAAAGCCAAGTTGAAAAATTACCGGAGGAAACGCGAAAAGGTATGGCCAAACAGTTTTGCCAAGAAGATGCAGCAATAACCATCCAAACAGCATTTAGAGCCTATCTG GCTAGGCGTGGAATTGGAGGAATAGATCAGTCCTCGAAACAGCAGGAGTGtgttggaggaggaggaagtcCAAGTAGGGAGTCTCCGGGCACTTCAATTGAAGTCCAAACTGGAAATTCTACAGAAGTTTTCTCAACTAAGGAGGAAATCATGTCTTTCCACCACCGGTTACAGCAGAAAGCCAGGACTACGGCATTAAAGCTAAAA GAAGACTGGGATGATAGCACAGTGAGTAGCAACATATCTAAAATGAGGATTCAGAATAGACTGGAGGCGACAACTAGGCGTGAGAGAGCATTAGCATATGCCTTTTCACAGCAG CTAAGAATATGTGCAAAGAAGAAACAGAACAGATGTGATGGAACCGAAACGAACATGGGTTGGAGCTGGCTCGAGCGGTGGATGGCAACCCGGATTCCAGAAACTTCATCTGTTGAGAGCTTCGCAATGAATCAGTTTGAGCTGGTTGACCCTAACCAAAGATCAGTGGCTAATAAGAGCATGTTTGATGTCGGAGGGGAAGAAAAGGAGAGCTGTGGATCTAATGAGGTTTCTGCTCAAATTGAGAGGTTTTCATCCGTATATGAatcaaaagagagagatggcCTTAAACCAGctaaaaataggcttaaggctgcAAGAAGCATATCAAAAAGGAAAGCTGTGCCAAGCTACTATAACTGTCCAAGAGAGCATTCTAAG GCAACCAAGAAAGATTGTCCAAGGGAGGAAGAAAAGGATCAAAAGCACAAGCAAAAGCAGGAAGGAATTAAGAGAGAAATTACATGCAAAGATGCTGCAACTCAGCTATCGCCTGATATCAAGACCAGCGGCAGCTCCTAA
- the LOC131322963 gene encoding tRNase Z TRZ2, chloroplastic gives MHPSTPISTTSALPSLSPPQRPKLTHVKMTQTGPLNALKSTGFLSAIGRAIEDEEYRKARVEVNRKGLGLGGYSVEGVSLGGHETCVIVPELKAVFDIGRCLSRAVHQNFLFITHAHLDHIGGLPMYIATRALYNLKPPTVFVPPCIKEDVEKLLDIHRNMSQVELNLELVALDVGETYEMRNDLVVRPFKTYHVIPSQGYVIYSVRKKLRKKYMHLNGKEIEKLKKSGVEITDTILCPEVAFTGDTMSDFFLDPRSADALRAKVLITEATFLDDVCSIEHAREHGHTHLFEIIEHAQWIRNKAFLLTHFSSRYNMEDIRQAVSKLQPKVTAKVVALSEGFKSVNS, from the exons ATGCACCCATCCACGCCCATTTCAACGACCTCAGCCTTACCATCTCTCTCCCCACCTCAAAGACCAAAGCTCACCCACGTAAAGATGACCCAAACCGGGCCTCTGAACGCCCTAAAAAGTACTGGGTTCCTGTCCGCAATCGGCCGAGCAATCGAAGACGAAGAGTACAGGAAAGCTCGGGTCGAGGTCAACCGTAAAGGGCTCGGTTTGGGAGGGTATTCGGTCGAGGGGGTTTCGCTTGGTGGCCACGAGACTTGCGTTATTGTGCCGGAATTGAAGGCCGTGTTTGACATTGGGAGGTGCCTGTCTAGGGCTGTTCATCAGAATTTCTTGTTCATCACCCATGCTCATCTTGATCATATT GGTGGGCTCCCAATGTACATAGCAACTCGTGCTTTGTACAACTTAAAACCTCCAACGGTGTTTGTGCCTCCTTGCATTAAAGAGGATGTGGAGAAGTTACTCGACATTCACAGGAACATGAGTCAGGTGGAACTGAACCTTGAATTGGTGGCATTAGATGTAG GAGAAACTTATGAAATGCGGAATGATCTTGTTGTGCGACCATTTAAAACTTACCATGTCATTCCCAGCCAG GGCTACGTTATTTACTCGGTCAGAAAAAAGTTGAGGAAGAAGTACATGCATTTGAAcggaaaagaaattgagaagTTGAAGAAATCTGGAGTTGAG ATCACAGACACTATATTGTGTCCAGAGGTGGCCTTTACTGGAGATACAATGTCGGATTTTTTTCTTGATCCCCGGAGTGCTGATGCCTTGAGGGCAAAAGTTCTTATAACTGAG GCAACGTTCCTGGATGACGTTTGCAGCATTGAGCATGCACGTGAACATGGCCACACTCATTTGTTTGAG ATCATAGAACATGCTCAATGGATTCGAAACAAAGCTTTTTTGCTCACTCATTTCTCGTCCCGCTATAATATGGAG GACATTCGCCAGGCAGTGTCGAAATTGCAACCAAAGGTGACAGCCAAAGTGGTTGCCCTATCTGAAGGCTTCAAGTCTGTAAACTCATAG
- the LOC131322965 gene encoding protein-tyrosine-phosphatase IBR5 gives MRKRERENPCGVCGHYHKYEEGEVCGVCGHRMPVVAEKSSLQLSAFPSEILPEFLYLGSYDNASRSELLKTQGISRILNTVPSCQNLYKNSFTYHCLQDDKSLPFDDAIQFLDQCEKDRARVLVHCMSGKSRSPAFVIAYLMKNKGWRLAQSYQWVKERRPSVELNQAVYQQLQEYEQMIFGSSDVNSNPVLPVFQSFSFGFPKPNDAIPLPTFNNLGTTSIFARPNSDSMPHEFTFGAGQTQMNSSGVPFAENQQNPNSNDISMDGS, from the exons atgaggaagagagagagggagaaccCGTGCGGGGTCTGCGGGCACTACCACAAGTACGAGGAAGGCGAGGTATGCGGGGTCTGCGGCCACCGCATGCCGGTCGTGGCGGAAAAATCTTCGCTCCAACTCAGTGCTTTCCCGTCCGAGATATTGCCGGAGTTTCTTTACCTGGGCAGCTACGACAATGCGTCGAGGTCCGAACTTCTCAAGACTCAGGGGATTTCTCGGATTCtgaat ACGGTACCATCTTGTCAAAATCTTTACAAGAACTCATTTACTTATCATTGTCTCCAAGATGACAAAAGTCTACCCTTTGATGATGCCATCCAGTTTCTAG ATCAGTGTGAAAAGGACAGGGCACGTGTTCTTGTTCACTGCATGTCTGGAAAAAGcag GTCGCCAGCTTTTGTCATAGCTTACTTGATGAAGAACAAAGGATGGAGACTTGCACAGAGTTACCAGTGGGTGAAGGAACGGAGACCATCTGTTGAATTAAATCAAG CCGTGTACCAACAATTACAGGAGTATGAGCAGATGATATTTGGTTCAAGTGATGTCAACAGCAATCCTGTCTTACCAGTCTTCCAGTCATTCAGCTTTGGCTTCCCGAAACCAAACGATGCGATTCCTCTCCCCACTTTCAACAATCTAGGCACGACATCCATATTTGCTCGTCCAAATTCGGACAGCATGCCTCATGAGTTCACTTTCGGAGCTGGCCAGACTCAAATGAATTCTTCCGGAGTCCCTTTCGcagaaaatcaacaaaatccGAATAGTAACGATATTTCTATGGATGGTTCTTGA
- the LOC131322960 gene encoding protein IQ-DOMAIN 33 isoform X1, with product MGITGGLVRSVFSKSRPVGTLESDVRNSGVEKRRWRSSVRSYLCGDEYNSVMAEEDSASVKSSEVTFSKPIQESSEGTITQTAVEESEATVTQPLPEEFNHTGEIQSQVEKLPEETRKGMAKQFCQEDAAITIQTAFRAYLARRGIGGIDQSSKQQECVGGGGSPSRESPGTSIEVQTGNSTEVFSTKEEIMSFHHRLQQKARTTALKLKEDWDDSTVSSNISKMRIQNRLEATTRRERALAYAFSQQLRICAKKKQNRCDGTETNMGWSWLERWMATRIPETSSVESFAMNQFELVDPNQRSVANKSMFDVGGEEKESCGSNEVSAQIERFSSVYESKERDGLKPAKNRLKAARSISKRKAVPSYYNCPREHSKATKKDCPREEEKDQKHKQKQEGIKREITCKDAATQLSPDIKTSGSS from the exons ATGGGTATCACTGGAGGGCTAGTGAGAAGTGTCTTCTCCAAAAGCCGGCCGGTCGGCACTCTCGAAAGCGAT GTGAGGAACAGCGGAGTGGAGAAGAGAAGGTGGAGGAGCTCAGTTAGGTCATACTTGTGTGGGGATGAATACAATTCTGTTATGGCAGAGGAGGATTCAGCTTCAGTGAAAAGCTCTGAAGTGACTTTCTCGAAACCGATTCAAGAAAGCTCTGAAGGGACTATTACACAAACAGCAGTAGAGGAATCTGAGGCCACGGTAACGCAACCCCTGCCGGAGGAATTCAATCACACAGGAGAAATCCAAAGCCAAGTTGAAAAATTACCGGAGGAAACGCGAAAAGGTATGGCCAAACAGTTTTGCCAAGAAGATGCAGCAATAACCATCCAAACAGCATTTAGAGCCTATCTG GCTAGGCGTGGAATTGGAGGAATAGATCAGTCCTCGAAACAGCAGGAGTGtgttggaggaggaggaagtcCAAGTAGGGAGTCTCCGGGCACTTCAATTGAAGTCCAAACTGGAAATTCTACAGAAGTTTTCTCAACTAAGGAGGAAATCATGTCTTTCCACCACCGGTTACAGCAGAAAGCCAGGACTACGGCATTAAAGCTAAAA GAAGACTGGGATGATAGCACAGTGAGTAGCAACATATCTAAAATGAGGATTCAGAATAGACTGGAGGCGACAACTAGGCGTGAGAGAGCATTAGCATATGCCTTTTCACAGCAG CTAAGAATATGTGCAAAGAAGAAACAGAACAGATGTGATGGAACCGAAACGAACATGGGTTGGAGCTGGCTCGAGCGGTGGATGGCAACCCGGATTCCAGAAACTTCATCTGTTGAGAGCTTCGCAATGAATCAGTTTGAGCTGGTTGACCCTAACCAAAGATCAGTGGCTAATAAGAGCATGTTTGATGTCGGAGGGGAAGAAAAGGAGAGCTGTGGATCTAATGAGGTTTCTGCTCAAATTGAGAGGTTTTCATCCGTATATGAatcaaaagagagagatggcCTTAAACCAGctaaaaataggcttaaggctgcAAGAAGCATATCAAAAAGGAAAGCTGTGCCAAGCTACTATAACTGTCCAAGAGAGCATTCTAAG GCAACCAAGAAAGATTGTCCAAGGGAGGAAGAAAAGGATCAAAAGCACAAGCAAAAGCAGGAAGGAATTAAGAGAGAAATTACATGCAAAGATGCTGCAACTCAGCTATCGCCTGATATCAAGACCAGCGGCAGCTCCTAA
- the LOC131322964 gene encoding uncharacterized protein LOC131322964 — MSQAPTSDRSALVAIPQGQFGSGSGKSQYGTTSGTIDRMSLQCDYCHNTGHTKDFCWKLHGRPSRGRGSGRGGRGRGPGRSQAQAHVSEFTTLFDSGFSTGVQSPSESVGGFSQGEMQALRRLMARVDSSSTIAPTSTAAPTASYFAHSGTGNGEDDWQW, encoded by the exons ATGTCACAAGCTCCcacttctgatcgttctgcattGGTTGCTATTCCGCAGGGACAGTTTGGGTCTGGCAGTGGAAAGTCTCAGTATGGTACTACTAGTGGGACCATAGACCGTatgtcactccagtgtgattattgtcacaacactggacataccaaggatttctgttggaagttacatggtcgtccttctcgtgggcgaggcagtggacgtggaggtcgaggtcgtggtcccgGGCGTTCTCAGGCTCAGGCACATGTTTCAGAGTTTACTACCTTGTTTGATTCTGGGTTCAGTACAGGAGTTCAGTCACCTTCTGAATCTGTTGGCGGTTTCTCTCAAggggagatgcaagctctcaggcgTCTTATGGCTCGGGTTGATTCTTCctctactatagctcctacttccacagcagctcctactgcatcctattttgctcattcag gaactggaaaCGGGGAAgatgattggcagtggtaa